The following proteins are co-located in the Leishmania panamensis strain MHOM/PA/94/PSC-1 chromosome 26 sequence genome:
- a CDS encoding hypothetical protein (TriTrypDB/GeneDB-style sysID: LpmP.26.1310), translating to MMLRTHARLPARWPTALARASRSSPASDAWVPSWNAFFDELQLQEDLDRGGADKASNARSGALPAPLLRSIAQHWVDQTLLTVASARLAEVYPPARANILRGVCEAAESPLSSLSSPVAPLGGLELLLATWSAHMLLAVLHTPHQASAAASSHRIQSCRYTAPGTVSTALADCLEKDVAPVLHYLTTFATPPIPTPVIHHHHHHRLCAPTHALRHALVLLLASFVTTWGEAPHNKTPSSTRVSTLTRQERALALELCRCIAAFNGDDTAVESILRREHRGDLSAQAHSRGARAEATGLPTTSLEAVTEAQFALVKAALSDMLTPEDHSDGSVASTPVHARDAEAGNGPLWKACKVWIADALDQQKQQQQQHRASSDTKPRVPRSAFVTAAGAGAVSPSSPFAGITGVHREEEEAVDVLDRVNDQLNQVARSSTVNINV from the coding sequence ATGATGCTGCGCACGCATGCTCGCCTCCCCGCCCGATGGCCGACAGCGCTGGCGAGAGCCTCTCGTAGTTCACCTGCTTCAGATGCGTGGGTGCCTAGTTGGAATGCGTTCTTCGATGAGCTACAGTTGCAAGAGGACTTGgacagaggcggcgctgacaAAGCAAGCAACGCGAGATCTGGCGCACTCCCAGCGCCGCTACTTCGGTCTATTGCGCAGCATTGGGTAGACCAAACACTCCTTACGGTGGCATCCGCCCGTCTCGCCGAGGTGTACCCGCCTGCGCGCGCGAACATTTTGAGAGGGGTGTGCGAGGCTGCAGAGTCACCTCTGTCATCTTTGTCGTCGCCAGTGGCGCCGTTGGGGGGACTGGAGTTGCTGCTGGCCACGTGGAGTGCGCACATGCTGCTTGCCGTACTTCACACACCGCATCAGGCGTCGGCCGCCGCATCCTCACATAGAATTCAGAGCTGCAGGTATACAGCACCTGGCACCGTCAGCACAGCACTGGCGGACTGCCTGGAAAAGGATGTTGCCCCTGTTCTCCACTACCTGACCACATTTGCAACACCACCGATCCCCACGCCTGTGAtacatcatcatcatcatcatcgctTGTGTGCACCAACACACGCTTTGCGCCATGCACTGGTGCTCCTCCTAGCCAGCTTCGTGACGACGTGGGGTGAGGCGCCGCACAATAAAACACCATCGTCTACAAGGGTGAGTACGTTGACAAGGCAGGAGCGTGCTCTGGCACTAGAACTTTGTCGTTGCATTGCTGCGTTTAATGGGGACGATACGGCAGTGGAGAGCATCCTGAGAAGAGAACACCGAGGCGATCTCAGTGCACAAGCTCACTCGCGCGGTGCTCGAGCAGAGGCGACAGGGTTGCCTACCACCTCGCTAGAGGCAGTAACAGAGGCGCAGTTTGCGCTTGTAAAGGCTGCCCTTTCGGATATGCTAACCCCTGAAGACCACAGTGACGGCAGCGTGGCAAGCACTCCTGTTCACGCGAGAGACGCTGAAGCAGGTAATGGTCCTCTGTGGAAGGCATGCAAGGTGTGGATTGCTGATGCCCTTGatcagcagaagcagcagcagcagcaacatcgCGCATCATCGGACACTAAACCTCGCGTCCCCCGCAGCGCCTTCGTCACCGCAGCGGGTGCCGGTGCGGTCTCACCATCTTCACCCTTCGCCGGCATCACCGGGGTGcacagggaagaggaggaagctgTTGACGTTCTCGACCGGGTGAACGATCAACTCAACCAGGTGGCCCGCAGTAGCACCGTGAACATTAATGTCTGA
- a CDS encoding DNA ligase k alpha, putative (TriTrypDB/GeneDB-style sysID: LpmP.26.1320) → MKATVLLRLGGGGGSGLIGRPTLLRRQTAKRVATTKAKGTTTGGRNKKATAPTADGGWCSHKLSLADFHPAIARTWIAAASNKMLQPQHVTPDSRKLAWWICPSCHHQHNKRIDRHLAAGGACPQCGAKPTLDVGRSARKDASSPRSASNAASLSTKTKRTTAASAQKSVPAVAVLRHRCRPSSTLDTIAAPNANLLSKSVADGQYLRVQETRNLLPMLAKSYDKERWKIASDEVLQVSPKLDGIRCVAAYRVDTKQVLFFSRSGTLFECCDDAIEPALRHLFEKDPTLVLDGELYNDSVNLVQLSTVRTAAGKSPRLSPTAALSEEDPVSAFYNSLLAAAYGNKKHKHNSVAAAGVAQTDLPAVIRFDQLTSAIRTTRQWLTPEVSALQRQLQYHVFDILYSREFPGGRGSAVPFSVRYGVLERLLASVTVHNLAHISRYDPLVLRRVPSYLCTIDAVDTVLHAAMRVGYEGIMIRRECRGATTVADRDRNKKLESAIKKIKRGSASNEGKARAGAATENSDGGYGYGQRSSTLLKYKVMQDAEYVIVGAVEGSGKWKGFLGSFICVTPDKKHRFTVTPASTDAEKRRMWQSWKTAYKGKVLTVQYQEITPDGVPRFPVGKCVRGAADGHDWL, encoded by the coding sequence ATGAAGGCGACTGTGTTACTACGtctgggcggcggcggcggcagtggcttAATTGGGCGtccgacgctgctgcgacggcagaCGGCGAAGCGGGTGGCAACGACGAAGGCGAAAGGCACTACAACGGGCGGGCGAAATAAAAAAGCGACTGCACCGACAGCAGACGGCGGTTGGTGCTCACACAAGCTGTCCTTAGCAGACTTCCACCCCGCCATCGCCCGCACATGGatcgcggcggcgtcgaaCAAaatgctgcagccgcagcacgtCACCCCTGACAGTCGCAAACTGGCGTGGTGGATTTGCCCGTCTTGCCATCATCAGCACAATAAACGCATCGATCGGCACCtcgccgccggtggtgcGTGTCCACAGTGCGGAGCAAAGCCCACCTTGGACGTCGGTAGGTCCGCGAGGAAGGATGCGTCAAGTCCCCGTAGCGCCAGCAATGCCGCCTCGCTATCGACAAAGACGAAACGAACcaccgctgcgtcggcgcagAAGTCCGTTCCGGCTGTAGCAGTGcttcgccatcgctgccgccccaGCTCGACGCTTGACACCATCGCCGCTCCGAACGCAAACCTTCTCAGCAAGAGCGTGGCCGATGGTCAGTACCTTCGGGTGCAGGAGACGCGTAACCTGCTGCCGATGCTGGCAAAGAGCTACGATAAGGAGCGTTGGAAGATCGCGTccgacgaggtgctgcaggtgtcACCAAAACTGGACGGCATtcgctgcgtcgccgcgtaCAGGGTAGACACAAAGCAggtgctcttcttcagccGCTCGGGCACACTGTTCGAGTGCTGTGACGACGCCATCGAGCCAGCCCTGCGGCACCTCTTCGAGAAGGACCCGACGCTCGTGCTTGACGGCGAGCTGTATAACGACTCCGTCAACCTGGTGCAGCTTAGCACCGTGcgtacagcagcaggaaaATCGCCCCGGCTGTCccccacggcggcgctgtctgAGGAAGACCCGGTGTCGGCCTTCTACAATTcactcctcgctgctgcataCGGGAACAAGAAGCACAAGCACAACTCGGtagccgccgctggtgtggcgCAGACAGATCTGCCGGCAGTGATCCGCTTCGACCAGCTCACATCGGCGATCCGAACGACACGTCAATGGCTCACCCCTGAAGTTTCGGCTTTGCAGCGCCAGTTGCAGTACCACGTCTTTGACATCCTTTACAGTCGTGAGTTCCCCGGCGGGCGCGGGTCGGCGGTGCCGTTCAGTGTTCGCTACGGCGTCCTTGAGCGACTGCTGGCATCCGTGACAGTCCACAACTTAGCGCACATTTCAAGGTACGATCCGCTAGTGCTGAGGCGTGTGCCGAGCTACTTGTGCACCATCGACGCCGTCGACACCGTGCTGCATGCGGCCATGAGAGTCGGCTACGAGGGTATCATGATTCGCCGCGAGTGCCGGGGCGCCACGACGGTTGCCGACAGGGACCGCAACAAGAAGTTAGAGTCGGCAATCAAGAAGATCAAGCGGGGCTCTGCGTCCAATGAAGGCAAAGCCAGAGCGGGCGCCGCGACGGAGAATAGTGACGGTGGCTATGGCTACggacagcgcagcagcacgttgCTCAAGTACAAGGTGATGCAGGACGCAGAGTATGTCATTGTAGGTGCAGTGGAAGGCTCCGGCAAGTGGAAAGGCTTCCTCGGCTCTTTCATCTGCGTGACGCCGGATAAGAAGCACCGCTTCACTGTCACCCCAGCCAGCACCGATGCCGAGAAGCGGCGCATGTGGCAGTCATGGAAGACGGCGTACAAGGGGAAGGTGCTGACGGTGCAGTACCAGGAAATCACCCCAGACGGCGTCCCGCGCTTCCCCGTGGGCAAGTGCGttcgcggcgcagcggacgGGCACGATTGGCTGTAG
- a CDS encoding mitochondrial DNA ligase, putative (TriTrypDB/GeneDB-style sysID: LpmP.26.1330), whose amino-acid sequence MSKLFGARGRRTLQQKRVYDQLKNTTIQDAFPHIAACWVGPCWGSVMQTPCNVSPVCMKMAVWRCSSCLQEFEMVVGHFVDEGGVCPHCHNPQKRLDNVTLRNAQGELVIKKPQYIKAPRMIHSNYRSVLFTNPHWESLNIQPMLAQRWELVVDELTKSSNGENGTTPDKHLLLASPKIDGIRCMIGYNQKLQEVQFFSRGGIVLECCHGLVPQLLPLFKEDPTLMLDGELFAPECNFEQLNGLVRRLNKKSSPKVMEAQARLLEYFAFDIMYSAQLSSPSAPFDERYQLLKKLIPVCGAKRISNYIHDDAKKKVIRAKHGSVATAANGQAVKIYHVPAAQVHPSDMKDVLDEACSQGFEGVMIRLPKFPYEHGKRSFGLLKYKQMHDAEFKIVGFVPGEGKFKGALGAFICETKDGKLFNTPPKVPYKRRIELWAHRKEFLSKYLTVQYQELSSQNVPRFPIAKAVRGSEDRQDWL is encoded by the coding sequence ATGAGTAAGCTCTTTGGGGCCCGCGGTCGTCGCACACTACAACAGAAGCGCGTCTACGATCAACTGAAAAATACCACCATTCAGGATGCATTTCCTCACATCGCCGCCTGCTGGGTGGGGCCGTGCTGGGGCAGCGTGATGCAGACGCCATGCAACGTATCCCCCGTGTGCATGAAGATGGcggtgtggcgctgctccagctgcttgcAGGAGTTCGAGATGGTAGTGGGGCACTTCGTTGACGAGGGCGGCGTGTGCCCGCATTGTCATAACCCGCAGAAGAGGCTGGACAACGTGACGCTGCGCAACGCGCAGGGGGAGCTGGTGATCAAGAAACCCCAATACATAAAAGCGCCGCGCATGATTCACTCGAACTACCGTAGCGTGCTCTTCACCAATCCACACTGGGAGTCGCTGAACATTCAGCCCATgcttgcgcagcgctggGAGCTTGTAGTAGACGAGCTCACGAAGAGTAGCAATGGCGAGAATGGCACCACTCCCGACAAGCATCTGCTTCTCGCCTCCCCCAAGATCGACGGCATCCGCTGTATGATCGGGTACAACCAGAAGCTTCAGGAGGTTCAGTTCTTTTCCCGAGGCGGTATCGTTCTCGAGTGCTGTCACGGCCTCGTCCCGCAGCTACTGCCGCTCTTTAAGGAGGACCCAACGCTCATGCTGGACGGCGAGCTCTTCGCACCAGAATGCAACTTTGAGCAGCTCAACGGGCTCGTGCGCCGACTCAACAAGAAGTCCAGCCCAAAAGTCATGGAGGCGCAGGCACGGCTACTGGAGTACTTCGCCTTCGACATCATGTATAGTGCGCAGCTCTCGTCCCCGTCAGCCCCTTTCGACGAGCGTTATCAGCTGCTCAAGAAGCTCATCCCCGTCTGCGGAGCGAAGCGGATTAGCAACTACATCCACGACGACGCGAAGAAGAAGGTAATCCGCGCGAAGCACGGCAGTGTGGCCACGGCAGCAAACGGTCAGGCCGTGAAGATTTACCATGTCCCTGCCGCACAGGTCCACCCAAGCGATATGAAGGATGTACTGGACGAAGCGTGCTCGCAGGGCTTCGAGGGTGTCATGATCCGACTTCCCAAGTTCCCCTACGAACACGGCAAGCGCAGCTTTGGGTTGCTCAAGTACAAGCAGATGCACGACGCAGAGTTTAAGATTGTAGGCTTCGTGCCCGGAGAAGGCAAGTTTAAGGGTGCTCTTGGCGCCTTTATCTGCGAGACTAAGGACGGCAAACTATTCAACACACCACCCAAGGTCCCCTACAAGCGCCGCATCGAGCTGTGGGCGCATCGCAAGGAATTCCTCAGCAAGTACCTGACGGTCCAGTACCAGGAACTCTCCTCGCAGAATGTGCCGCGCTTCCCAATCGCCAAGGCCGTACGCGGTAGTGAGGATAGGCAAGATTGGCTGTGA
- a CDS encoding hypothetical protein (TriTrypDB/GeneDB-style sysID: LpmP.26.1340) has protein sequence MSVSSSLLRAYVSKCSGARPSAPHSGNAVRHLSYVTNASNFESEVLQSQQAICLIYYISSRSCSAYLKTAEKLVDSINAQTAGLEAPGSTSSSGSSTAKVALSELAVEVNDRQVPEDAEGSATSSIPSSASAAAPTQRTKKMEWLKLCMINADENRNLASAFSVERAKLPITYFVMQGTIVDKVVGHIAEARLNGILIKFLEHYQKEMNVDLLARQSKASGTSGTSASPLPSAATADLLNGTSTTFLQDKIMNALVGADMIQLPEEAEKLDGLRRTLQETKKKAHTELQELHKQLGMDVRRLTDAEMQTYYFNAPQFHAFGVLCALEALYLARSYATLGDVARVNVDWARRAVQKEFEPIQGDPALRRVLALVDVNLVRGELRTAAMLAVQDANRLGSVLAARGADDVHDAQHRDALKEMETLIAGQSQYCVDMLHIIDAHIDSRTLDGSAFPSAVVDQLFELLRCNLKLSRTRLSQPLRDVGTDAPDASSAAESMKDLMDGKTPDTTAKRVRMAQARVPQVQTLIMSLLQLYPADLKSQDARSRLASLIY, from the coding sequence ATGTCGGTATCCTCGTCTTTGCTTCGTGCGTACGTTAGCAAATGCAGCGGTGCCCGGCCCTCGGCGCCGCATTCCGGCAACGCCGTGCGCCACCTTTCGTACGTCACGAATGCATCGAACTTCGAGTcagaggtgctgcagtcACAGCAGGCCATCTGCCTTATCTACTACATCTCGAGTCGAAGCTGCTCTGCTTACTTGAAAACAGCAGAGAAGCTAGTGGACTCGATCAACGCTCAGACAGCAGGGCTCGAGGCACCAGGGTcgacaagcagcagcggcagcagtacaGCGAAGGTGGCATTGTCAGAGCTAGCCGTGGAGGTGAACGACAGACAGGTACCGGAAGACGCTGAGGGCAGCGCAACCTCGTCCATTCCGTCGTCagcgtcagctgctgcacccacTCAGAGAACAAAGAAGATGGAGTGGCTGAAGCTCTGCATGATTAACGCTGATGAGAACCGCAATTtggcctccgccttctcgGTGGAGCGCGCGAAGCTTCCGATCACGTACTTCGTGATGCAAGGCACCATTGTTGATAAAGTTGTGGGCCACATTGCTGAGGCGCGACTGAACGGTATCCTCATTAAGTTCCTCGAGCACTACCAAAAGGAAATGAATGTGGATCTTCTAGCACGCCAGAGCAAGGCAAGCGGGACGAGTGGCACCAGCGCGAGCCCGCTGCCCTCCGCTGCAACGGCAGACCTGCTCAATGGGACTTCGACAACATTCCTGCAGGACAAGATCATGAACGCCCTAGTAGGCGCGGACATGATCCAGCTGCCTGAGGAAGCTGAGAAGCTTGACGGTCTGCGACGCACGTTGcaggagacgaagaagaaggcgcacacAGAACTACAGGAGCTGCACAAGCAGCTTGGCATGGACGTGCGTCGCCTCACCGATGCTGAGATGCAGACCTACTACTTCAACGCCCCGCAGTTTCACGCGTTTGGTGTACTTTGTGCGCTTGAGGCGCTCTACCTCGCCCGGTCGTACGCGACGCTTGGCGATGTGGCGCGCGTCAACGTGGATTGGGCCCGTCGTGCCGTGCAGAAGGAATTTGAGCCCATCCAAGGCGACCCCGCGCTGCGACGGGTGCTGGCCTTGGTAGATGTGAACCTCGTTCGTGGTGAGCTACGcacagcggcgatgctggCGGTGCAGGATGCGAACCGGCTCGGCAGCGTCCTAGCTGCGAGGGGTGCGGACGATGTGCACGATGCGCAGCATCGCGACGCCCTAAAAGAGATGGAGACACTTATCGCTGGCCAGAGTCAGTACTGCGTAGACATGTTGCACATCATTGACGCCCACATCGATAGTCGAACACTTGATGGCAGCGCGTTTCCGTCTGCGGTTGTGGATCAGCTGTTTGAGCTGCTGAGGTGCAATCTGAAACTGAGTCGGACACGCCTGTCGCAGCCGTTGCGTGACGTAGGGACCGACGCGCCGGAcgccagcagtgccgcagAGAGCATGAAGGATCTCATGGACGGCAAGACGCCCGATACGACGGCGAAGCGCGTACGGATGGCACAGGCACGAGTGCCGCAAGTTCAAACGCTGATCATGtctcttctccagctctATCCGGCAGATCTGAAGAGTCAAGACGCTCGGTCACGACTGGCTTCCCTCATTTACTGA
- a CDS encoding guanine nucleotide-binding protein-like protein (TriTrypDB/GeneDB-style sysID: LpmP.26.1350), translated as MPPFSGKKKKEQLQMKRQRKRDEEERSKVRDREREKLREDLVERGDDASEDVIDALLRKRADLQDPARGRRARQREKESTVASTSAHRKAGGGCDDKDYQSGSSAASNDSDGECGNQMRCSTLSTMMYNADRHHGVRSIFAKETTAVIAARKQLNYRPIPCRTTMPPTGIAFGEWFAFPSSASSAAAVVSPAAAGVSSRRGGAGDGGDAGQVNAEENLAVIAAEKQRRMERPLVSSAGDALGGVSSSVFFPFAVELPSRGWHVGTEGRAVVEDENTVRAGASGASTQLQSGRSRAATPRAPVDDSATSPSKGRHGGTTCAGQCSSDQNEVSDAGSNDSNASAVHTGVTSAKEHQDDAQYIKSIEERRFGLYTDCVDAYPFPTALEGLEVSSYERNLEVWQQLWRTVELSDVLVVVADARYPIIHAHLGLLTYIAKETRKPCVFVLNKEDLVPASTLQYWQRFLYRYLEDLGFFVEPLDAAEQLGEKDTKCCRSEGLAKGGSVSGRIVLRTFTANPIPETAGQRDGEVDVTRRQKNRKKANAHIYEKLRTGRLNVATHLGSRQRAAAGGSDSEEDDEFCYGATELFVGMQAAQYALQQDRRAYKELEVVAGKIAELLATCRRLGTLARAAAQGENAAAVERSNAASPPSPMYATSSLRCVAPRAAQKKAQKRRLARHGGLAGAPTGDDSGNEKSDDAIEDRASDSPSYLHIGFIGHPNVGKSSLLNCIRGTKVVSVSPTPGHTKHIQTIPVPEAHLTLVDSPGLALPVFGVPPPLQAVLGTHQIAQTRDPQTSISFLAAYLPIEKMYGMQRPEYALSEDGWSSHELCEAYAKKRRLFVKHGKGALDVHRAAIALLQEAYEGRLALFYAPPELNLLQSTWYRERIRPHLLLPVFKPTLLASTP; from the coding sequence ATGCCACCGTTTAGtggcaagaagaagaaggagcaGCTACAGatgaagcggcagcgcaagCGGGATGAGGAAGAGCGTTCGAAGGTGCGCGACCGGGAGCgggagaagctgcgcgaggacCTCGTGGAGCGCGGCGACGATGCCTCCGAGGACGTCATTGATGCTCTCCTACGCAAGCGAGCGGATCTGCAGGACCCAGCACGTGGACGCCGTGCTCGACAGcgtgaaaaagagagcaccgTTGCATCGACTTCTGCGCATCGCAAAgctggcggtggctgtgATGACAAAGACTACCAGTctggcagcagtgcagcatcGAATGACTCGGATGGCGAATGTGGAAACCAgatgcggtgcagcacactGTCGACAATGATGTACAACGCGGACCGTCATCATGGGGTGCGCAGCATCTTCGCCAAAGAAACCACCGCCGTCATTGCTGCCCGCAAGCAGCTGAACTATCGACCGATTCCGTGCCGGACAACGATGCCGCCAACAGGGATTGCGTTTGGCGAGTGGTTTGCCTTTCCATCCTCTGCGTCCTCAGCCGCGGCCGTGGTttcaccggcggcggcaggcgtGAGCTCCaggcgtggcggcgctggggaCGGCGGGGATGCTGGCCAAGTGAACGCGGAGGAAAACCTTGCCGTCATCGCggcggagaagcagcgccgcatggAGCGTCCGTTGGTGTCGTCTGCCGGAGATGCGCTCGGCGGCGTGAGTAGCAGTGTGTTCTTCCCGTTCGCGGTGGAACTGCCCTCGCGAGGCTGGCACGTTGGAACCGAAGGCAGAGCAGTGGTGGAAGATGAAAACACGGTAAGGGCTGGTGCTAGTGGTGCTTCAACCCAACTGCAGTCGGGCCGATCGAGAGCGGCAACTCCTCGGGCACCTGTGGACGactccgccacctcgccgTCGAAAGGCAGACACGGGGGGACAACGTGCGCGGGACAATGCAGCTCAGACCAGAATGAAGTAAGTGATGCTGGAAGCAACGACAGCAATGCGTCCGCAGTTCACACAGGTGTCACTTCTGCGAAGGAGCATCAAGACGACGCACAGTACATCAAGAGCATTGAGGAAAGGCGGTTTGGCCTCTACACAGACTGCGTGGACGCTTACCCCTTTCCTACTGCGCTCGAGGGCCTCGAGGTGAGCTCCTACGAACGGAACTTGGAGgtgtggcagcagctctggCGCACTGTCGAGCTGAGTGACGTCCTTGTCGTCGTGGCCGATGCGCGATACCCCATCATCCACGCCCATCTCGGTCTTCTCACCTACATTGCGAAAGAGACGCGCAAGCCGTGCGTGTTTGTGCTGAACAAGGAAGACCTCGTTCCAGCCTCCACGCTGCAGTACTGGCAGCGATTCCTTTATCGCTACTTGGAGGACCTGGGCTTCTTCGTGGAGCCGCTGgatgcagcagagcagctgggAGAGAAGGATACCAAGTGTTGCCGCAGTGAAGGCCTTGCGAAGGGAGGTTCCGTGAGTGGGCGCATTGTACTGCGCACCTTCACCGCCAACCCGATACCTGAAACGGCGGGACAACGCGACGGTGAGGTGGATGTAACACGGCGGCAGAAGAACCGGAAGAAGGCGAACGCGCACATCTacgagaagctgcgcacTGGTCGGCTAAACGTGGCGACGCACCTTggcagccgccagcgcgctgctgcaggcggcagcgacagcgaagaggatGATGAGTTCTGTTACGGCGCCACGGAACTGTTTGTGGGGATGCAGGCCGCTCAGTACGCACTTCAGCAGGATCGCCGCGCCTACAAGGAGCTCGAGGTGGTCGCTGGCAAGATCGccgagctgctggcgaccTGCCGCCGCTTGGGCACTTTGGCGCGTGCCGCGGCGCAGGGAGAGAatgccgctgcggtggaacGGTCAAAtgcagcctcgccgccgtcaccgatGTACGCAACATCGTCGTTGCGGTGCGTAGCACCACGCGCAGCACAAAAGAAAGCGCAGAAGAGGCGTTTGGCTCGTCACGGTGGCTTGGCCGGCGCTCCTACCGGTGACGACTCCGGAAACGAGAAGAGCGATGACGCTATAGAGGACCGGGCGTCAGATAGTCCTTCGTACCTCCACATTGGCTTCATTGGTCACCCCAACGTGGGCAAATCATCCCTGCTCAACTGCATTCGCGGCACGAAGGTGGTCTCAGTGAGTCCCACGCCAGGCCACACAAAACACATTCAGACAATTCCAGTGCCGGAAGCGCACTTGACGTTAGTGGACAGCCCTGGTTTGGCCCTTCCCGTCTTCGGCGTGCCGCCCCCACTGCAGGCTGTCCTCGGGACGCACCAGATCGCTCAGACACGCGACCCCCAGACCAGCATCAGCTTCCTGGCGGCGTATCTGCCCATTGAGAAAATGTACGGAATGCAGCGGCCCGAGTACGCGCTATCAGAGGATGGCTGGAGCTCGCACGAGCTGTGTGAAGCATATGCAAAGAAGCGCCGCCTCTTCGTGAAGCATGGCAAGGGGGCCCTCGATGTCCACCGTGCGGCCATTGCCCTTCTGCAGGAAGCCTACGAGGGGCGGCTCGCCCTCTTCTACGCACCACCAGAGCTGAATCTTCTGCAGTCCACGTGGTATCGCGAGCGCATTCGCCCACATCTTCTGCTGCCGGTATTCAAACCTACTCTTCTCGCCAGCACGCCATAG
- a CDS encoding prefoldin-like protein (TriTrypDB/GeneDB-style sysID: LpmP.26.1360) produces MSAITEKYTFKDDYVSPRGIPKVAFVENVAELVKSSGDSAETLLKRFSEQYSKYKLAEHRLIRTMANLEAKIPDIKKTLQTLAFLKKSLVEENGGKGFTTNYGLTESIFCQAKVLPQKTVHLWLGANVMVEYTYEEAMQLLERNLQSATENLATTQEDLAWLQEQQTILEVNTSRLYNYDVVERRKKSEEEAKM; encoded by the coding sequence ATGAGTGCCATTACGGAGAAGTACACCTTCAAGGATGACTACGTCAGTCCACGTGGCATTCCGAAGGTCGCCTTTGTCGAGaacgtggcggagctggtCAAGTCGAGCGGCGACAGTGCCgagacgctgctgaagcggttCAGTGAGCAGTACAGCAAATACAAGCTCGCGGAGCACCGACTGATCCGCACGATGGCCAACCTCGAGGCGAAGATTCCGGACATCAAGAAGACGCTGCAGACCCTGGCGTTTCTGAAGAAGTCGCTAGTGGAAGAGAACGGCGGCAAAGGCTTTACGACGAACTACGGACTGACGGAGAGTATCTTCTGCCAGGCTAAGGTGCTTCCACAGAAAACGGTGCACCTGTGGCTTGGCGCAAACGTCATGGTCGAGTACACCTATGAGGAGGCCATGCAGTTGCTGGAGCGCAACCTGCAGAGCGCCACAGAGAACCTCGCGACAACGCAGGAAGACCTGGCGTGGctgcaagagcagcagaccATCTTGGAAGTGAACACGTCGCGACTGTACAACTACGACGTCGTGGAGCGCCGTAAGaaaagcgaggaagaggcaaagATGTGA